From the Acetonema longum DSM 6540 genome, one window contains:
- a CDS encoding type II asparaginase translates to MKHKLFLMATMVLVLMFSLQAACFAAGPANLPAIKILATGGTIAGAGSTSSTTVGYTAAVAPVDALINNVPELKKVANISGEQIAQIASENMTNEVWLTLAKRINQLLSQDDVDGIVITHGTDTLEETAYFLHLVVKSDKPVVLVGSMRPPTAMSADGMLNLYRAVILAGSKEAVGKGVLVMLNDTIHSGRDVTKTITDRVDTFKAPEIGPLGFFTGDKPVFYRSPLRQHTTASEFDIMKLSTLPRVDIVYHYANNSGTAIEAFTKAGAKGIVHAGTGNGSIGKAEYPAVEAAQKKGVVIVRTSRVGNGIVARNGEADDDKYNFVAGDNLNPQKARILLMLALTRTSDPKVIQEIFWTY, encoded by the coding sequence TGGCAACCATGGTATTGGTCCTTATGTTCAGCCTGCAGGCAGCCTGTTTTGCCGCCGGTCCGGCCAATTTACCCGCCATCAAGATTTTGGCAACAGGCGGCACCATTGCCGGTGCGGGCTCTACCAGCAGCACGACAGTTGGTTACACCGCCGCTGTCGCCCCGGTCGATGCACTAATCAACAATGTCCCTGAATTAAAAAAAGTCGCCAATATCAGCGGCGAACAAATTGCCCAGATCGCCAGCGAAAATATGACCAACGAGGTCTGGCTGACACTGGCGAAACGGATCAACCAACTGCTGAGCCAGGATGATGTGGACGGCATTGTCATCACCCACGGCACCGACACGCTGGAAGAGACCGCCTATTTCCTGCATCTGGTCGTGAAAAGCGATAAACCGGTGGTGTTAGTCGGCTCCATGCGGCCGCCGACGGCCATGAGCGCCGACGGCATGTTAAACCTGTACCGGGCGGTAATACTGGCCGGCAGTAAAGAGGCTGTCGGCAAGGGCGTGCTGGTCATGCTCAATGATACCATTCATTCCGGCCGCGATGTAACAAAAACCATCACTGACCGGGTCGATACCTTTAAGGCGCCGGAGATCGGCCCCCTGGGCTTCTTTACCGGCGATAAACCGGTATTTTACCGGTCTCCGCTGCGCCAACATACAACGGCCAGCGAATTTGACATTATGAAGCTGTCCACACTGCCTCGGGTTGATATTGTTTACCATTACGCCAACAACAGCGGCACTGCCATTGAAGCATTTACCAAAGCCGGCGCCAAAGGAATCGTCCACGCCGGCACCGGCAACGGCAGCATCGGCAAAGCCGAGTATCCCGCAGTAGAAGCGGCTCAGAAAAAGGGAGTTGTCATCGTCCGCACTTCCCGTGTCGGCAACGGCATCGTTGCCCGCAACGGCGAAGCCGATGACGATAAATACAACTTCGTCGCCGGCGATAATCTGAATCCGCAAAAGGCGCGCATCCTGCTCATGCTGGCCTTGACCAGGACCAGCGATCCCAAAGTGATTCAGGAGATATTCTGGACATACTGA